CCAGACAGATCTGCGCCGGTAAGGTCCAGCTTTGTCGTCAGGTTCTTCATCCTCCACGCGTTGAACTCTTGTACCTTGCCTTCAAGGAGCAGGTTCCGGGCCTCGGTTGACATGATGATTTTCGTTTTGTGCAGCTTTTCTGCCACATATATAACTTCAGGGATTCCAGGGGTTGATCCCCTTCTGGAACCGGAGAGCGTCAACGAGGCCCTCTGCATAGCCGATGCTCAGGACTGCAAGCTCGTGCTTGCCCTGCCGCAAAAAGCGCTCGGCGTCGTCGATATAGTATTCGGCGTTGTCCAGGACTTCATGCATGCCTTTGTTCTCTTTTTTTTCGCCTTCCTTTCGCAGGATGTCCCGCATGTGCTGTACGGCCTCCCTGGCCTTTGGCGCATAGCGCTCTATCATCTGCGCTGAAATGCGCTTTACCGACGCCGCGTTGTCTACCGGGCTGTCAAGGCACACGGTCAGCGCTTCAAGGGCTTCTTCCTCTGTGAAATGCAGGCTAGCCGGCACGATGACCGAGTGCGGGCCCGTACCAAAGCCCACTCCTGCAAGCGACTTTATCTTGCCTGACACTATGCGCGAGTCGTCAGAGCCGAGCCTTGACGCAACCACCACGAACGTCTCTTCTGAAAACACGCGGTGACGCAGATCGCGCTCGCAGTCAAGGAGCATCTTTAGTACAACTGCAGGATCAAGGAAGAACGGCTCGCCCGTCTTTTCGTCATGGCTGTATTCCGTCAGGATGAGCGTGTGGCTTCCCAAAAGCAGGTTGTCAAAGACCGTGTTGTAGACGCTTATCGCGGACTTTGGCTCCGACATCATCGTGACCGTCCTGCCGAACTTGTACATGTGCAGGCCGCATTCGCCCATTATTGACGTTATTCCGGACGCGGCGTGCAGCACACTCGTCTTTATCGACGCTTTTGCAGCCCTTGTGCGCAGCTCCGTGTGGGTGGTGGCAAGGAGCGGGTCGCCGTAGGTGACAAGCGCTACCTGCTTTTCCCTTGCGGCGTCAAGCATCTCCCTTCCGTCCTCGACGAACCAGCGCTGGACCGGCTTGGCGCTCTTGCCTATTGCCGCGTTGATGCCTTCAAGGTCGCTGTCTGCAAGGGCGCTTGTGAACCGCTCGACAAAGACAATCTCGCACTTTTTCAACACCTGTACCGCCTCGAGGCTGAGCCCCCTGTGGCCGCTGATGCCTGCGCCTACCAACCAGAGCATATATCCAAAAGAAAGACGCAATGGCGCCTATATGATTTGTTACTTGCTTTTTTTGCCGCCGCTGTTGCCGTTCTGCTTGCGGATGTGGTGTATGCGCGACATGTGAAAGAGCGCCCTGCTGAACACCTCTATGCTATTGACGTACTCCTCGATGTTGACGCGCTCGTCGGCCGTGTGCGAAGCGTGCGGGTCGCCGGGGCCGTACGTGACGACCGGTATCTTGAAGGTGTTGCCAAGCACGTTCATGTCGCCTGTCCCTGTCTTGCGCAGGAGCACCGGCCGTTTTTTGCGGACATCCAATATGCCAAGCGAAAGCGCGCGGACAAGCGCAGAAGAATGGTCTGCCTCGAACGGGTCCGTCCTGTCCTCTATCCTGTAGGTCGCCTTTACACCCTTTTCCTTTGCTACCCTCGTGATGACGCCGTCTACAGTG
The sequence above is drawn from the Nitrososphaera viennensis EN76 genome and encodes:
- the dph5 gene encoding diphthine synthase; its protein translation is MLWLVGAGISGHRGLSLEAVQVLKKCEIVFVERFTSALADSDLEGINAAIGKSAKPVQRWFVEDGREMLDAAREKQVALVTYGDPLLATTHTELRTRAAKASIKTSVLHAASGITSIMGECGLHMYKFGRTVTMMSEPKSAISVYNTVFDNLLLGSHTLILTEYSHDEKTGEPFFLDPAVVLKMLLDCERDLRHRVFSEETFVVVASRLGSDDSRIVSGKIKSLAGVGFGTGPHSVIVPASLHFTEEEALEALTVCLDSPVDNAASVKRISAQMIERYAPKAREAVQHMRDILRKEGEKKENKGMHEVLDNAEYYIDDAERFLRQGKHELAVLSIGYAEGLVDALRFQKGINPWNP